From a single Miscanthus floridulus cultivar M001 chromosome 8, ASM1932011v1, whole genome shotgun sequence genomic region:
- the LOC136469524 gene encoding uncharacterized protein → MKSNNRTRLDQYSPAGIRGRGPTWRRSGADGGTTQRAARPWRRYGAGPGQRAAPVQGRGRWAGGSSGGPGGGQGGSSGAAGGSSDAADQAGLARRTRRGRRDGQAGAGRGRRCATLAEMWGSALGGGGLMERSSGGEVKG, encoded by the coding sequence ATGAAAAGTAACAACAGAACAAGACTAGACCAGTACTCACCTGCAGGGATCCGGGGCAGAGGGCCGACCTGGCGCCGGTCCGGGGCAGATGGCGGGACGACGCAGAGGGCGGCGCGACCCTGGCGGAGATACGGAGCCGGTCCGGGGCAGAGGGCGGCGCCGGTCCAGGGTAGAGGCCGGTGGGCGGGCGGCTCCTCGGGCGGACCTGGAGGCGGGCAGGGCGGCTCCTCGGGCGCGGCGGGCGGCTCCTCGGACGCGGCGGACCAGGCAGGGCTGGCGCGGCGGACCAGGCGGGGCCGACGCGATGGCCAGGCCGGCGCTGGGCGAGGCCGGCGCTGCGCGACCCTGGCGGAGATGTGGGGCTCGGCGCTGGGCGGGGGCGGTTTGATGGAGCGGTCGAGTGGAGGGGAGGTGAAGGGATAA